From Ruminococcaceae bacterium KH2T8, the proteins below share one genomic window:
- a CDS encoding tRNA nucleotidyltransferase (CCA-adding enzyme): MSDRIYSIPEYCKEIMDMLQRRGYSVFVAGGAVRDLILGKDPHDYDMASSARPEDVIAAAEEEGYRTIIETGIKHGTVTLLSHGQPIEITTFRTDGDYEDSRHPTNVEFSQDIEEDVKRRDFTMNALYLDRDGRVRDLVGGVEDIKNGIVRAVGDPVRRFSEDALRIMRALRFASVMDLKIDEKTSEAMILCKDLLRKISAERINKEFSDMICGKAAVRVIRENVDVLSVILPELKEMEGFDQRSDYHDLDMLEHTLAVLENIPVDEQTGKRDLILSYAALLHDIGKPKAFTIDEEGKGHMKQHERIGYEITLDLAERMKFSNELKKNVSELVLLHDEFVEPTREAVHKFMTEHSPDFIERLAVLQRADIAAHSPLGRTRIRQLEAIKEIRERLIIDKIPLSVKDLAISGQDLIKLGFPEGPMIGSVLNDIFYEVVSGNLDNNRELLFTFVSEKYL; encoded by the coding sequence ATGAGTGACAGGATATATTCCATCCCCGAATACTGTAAAGAAATAATGGATATGCTTCAACGGCGCGGGTACAGCGTCTTTGTGGCTGGCGGTGCCGTGAGGGATCTGATCTTAGGAAAGGACCCCCACGATTACGATATGGCATCTTCGGCTCGTCCGGAGGACGTTATCGCTGCCGCCGAAGAAGAAGGATATCGCACGATAATCGAGACCGGGATAAAGCACGGAACGGTCACGCTCTTATCCCATGGTCAGCCGATAGAGATAACTACTTTCAGAACGGACGGCGATTACGAAGATTCCCGTCATCCGACCAATGTCGAATTCTCGCAGGATATCGAAGAAGATGTTAAAAGGCGCGACTTTACGATGAATGCCCTGTATCTTGATCGTGACGGTAGGGTCAGGGATCTGGTAGGAGGCGTTGAAGATATAAAGAATGGTATCGTACGTGCAGTAGGTGATCCGGTAAGAAGATTCTCCGAGGATGCACTGAGGATCATGAGAGCATTGCGGTTTGCTTCCGTCATGGATCTTAAGATCGACGAGAAGACATCTGAGGCGATGATACTTTGTAAGGATCTGCTCCGTAAGATATCCGCCGAAAGGATCAATAAGGAATTCTCCGATATGATCTGCGGCAAGGCGGCCGTTCGTGTTATCCGGGAAAATGTCGATGTGCTCAGCGTGATCCTTCCCGAGCTCAAGGAGATGGAAGGATTTGATCAGCGTTCCGATTACCACGATCTTGATATGCTCGAGCATACTCTCGCTGTACTGGAGAATATTCCCGTTGATGAACAGACGGGAAAGAGAGACCTGATACTTTCTTATGCTGCGCTCCTTCACGACATCGGAAAGCCGAAAGCCTTCACAATAGACGAAGAAGGCAAAGGACACATGAAGCAGCATGAACGCATAGGATACGAGATAACGCTCGATCTGGCGGAAAGAATGAAATTCTCGAACGAATTAAAGAAGAATGTGTCAGAACTCGTACTCCTTCACGATGAGTTTGTGGAGCCTACCAGGGAAGCGGTCCATAAGTTCATGACTGAACATTCTCCTGACTTTATCGAGAGGCTCGCCGTACTTCAAAGAGCCGATATCGCGGCGCACTCCCCGCTGGGGAGGACCCGGATCAGACAGCTGGAGGCCATAAAAGAGATCCGTGAACGCCTGATAATTGACAAGATTCCTCTTTCTGTCAAAGATCTGGCAATCAGCGGACAGGACCTGATCAAACTTGGGTTTCCTGAAGGCCCCATGATCGGCAGTGTTTTAAATGACATATTTTATGAAGTGGTTTCAGGAAATCTTGACAACAATCGTGAACTTCTCTTCACATTTGTCTCTGAAAAGTACCTTTAA
- a CDS encoding peptide/nickel transport system substrate-binding protein: MNRNVVRTVALALILSIGLTFTSCGKKKKKKPQYGGTATIGVTVEPDSFDPHISNSNDILFNIYESLFRYTKNGNLDPCLASEYSVSGDARTYTFTIKEEIKFHDGSDLDASDVVYSLKRASGLLDQQDGTPLIPELDVVSDVYSNDLGQVIVTLDSPNSELTELFTTAIIPDGTVNIAESKIGTGPFKFYSYEAGESLSLVRNDEYRNPKYPYLDSVTFKFYPDLDTAFTDLQSGAIDILPEITYDMVQQLDPEQFTIAKKGSNTLRVFALNNDVAPFDDRRVRQAMNYALNRDEIITLSTGLEEGVSLTTAMSPVMSYAYDPSLNGTYARDLTTARALMEQAGLSNGFDMTITVPDDSPVYITVAETVASQLSEIGIRASVVRVDHDTWESDVFTDGNYEATVVDLSNEFDAYDVLARYCTGSEDNFINYSDARFDTYYAQIPLTADPDSRLDLYHQLLRILTDDAVSCYIQDPYHFCAINKRVGGYAIYPFDYLNAWSIHVK, from the coding sequence ATGAATCGGAATGTAGTCAGGACTGTTGCCCTGGCATTGATACTGTCGATCGGTCTGACATTTACTTCCTGCGGAAAGAAAAAGAAGAAAAAACCTCAGTACGGCGGAACGGCAACCATAGGCGTGACCGTCGAGCCGGATTCTTTTGATCCTCACATATCGAACAGCAATGATATCTTATTTAATATATACGAAAGCCTTTTCAGGTACACCAAGAACGGAAATCTCGATCCGTGCCTTGCTTCCGAATATTCCGTATCAGGCGATGCCAGGACATATACCTTCACGATAAAGGAAGAGATCAAGTTTCATGACGGCAGCGATCTTGACGCATCAGATGTAGTCTATTCCCTGAAGCGCGCTTCGGGTCTTCTCGACCAGCAGGACGGAACTCCTCTTATCCCCGAACTTGATGTCGTCTCAGATGTTTATTCCAATGACCTCGGACAGGTCATCGTCACTCTCGACTCACCAAACAGCGAATTGACTGAACTCTTTACAACAGCCATCATTCCTGACGGCACGGTAAATATAGCAGAATCAAAGATCGGTACCGGCCCTTTCAAGTTTTATTCATATGAGGCCGGAGAGTCCTTAAGTCTTGTCAGAAATGATGAATACAGAAATCCCAAATATCCTTATCTTGACTCTGTCACATTTAAGTTCTATCCCGACCTCGATACTGCTTTCACCGATCTTCAGAGCGGTGCGATCGATATCCTCCCCGAGATCACATACGATATGGTTCAGCAGCTCGATCCCGAACAGTTTACGATCGCCAAGAAAGGTTCCAATACCCTTCGCGTTTTCGCGCTGAACAATGACGTCGCTCCTTTCGACGACCGCCGCGTAAGGCAGGCTATGAACTATGCACTCAACAGAGATGAGATCATAACTCTTTCTACCGGACTTGAGGAAGGCGTATCACTTACTACTGCAATGAGCCCCGTAATGTCCTACGCTTACGATCCTTCTCTAAACGGAACCTATGCCCGCGACCTTACTACGGCAAGAGCACTTATGGAGCAGGCCGGTCTATCGAACGGATTTGATATGACCATCACTGTTCCCGATGATTCTCCCGTTTATATCACCGTAGCCGAGACAGTTGCTTCGCAGCTTTCCGAGATAGGCATCAGAGCGAGCGTAGTCCGGGTCGACCACGATACATGGGAATCTGATGTTTTTACTGACGGCAATTACGAAGCAACCGTTGTGGATCTTTCGAATGAGTTCGATGCTTACGATGTCCTTGCAAGATACTGTACCGGCAGCGAAGATAATTTCATCAATTATTCCGATGCAAGATTCGATACTTACTATGCACAGATCCCTCTTACGGCTGACCCCGATTCAAGACTTGATCTTTATCATCAGCTCTTAAGGATCCTCACCGACGATGCCGTTTCCTGCTATATTCAGGACCCCTATCATTTCTGCGCGATCAATAAGCGCGTCGGCGGTTATGCTATCTACCCGTTTGATTATCTGAATGCATGGAGCATCCATGTAAAATAA
- a CDS encoding phosphoserine phosphatase: MDIVCLDMEGVLVPEIWIAFAEESGIPELKKTTRDEPDYDKLMKWRLGVLKEHGLGLKEIQDTIAKIDPIPGAKEFLDELRSVAQVIIISDTFTQFAQPLMAKLGYPTLFCNTLEVAADGEITGFKMRCEQSKLTTVKALQSMGFETIAAGDSFNDLAMIKASKAGFLFKSTDKIKADNPDLPAFEEYDEFLAAIKAQLD; the protein is encoded by the coding sequence ATGGATATTGTTTGTCTTGATATGGAAGGTGTTCTCGTTCCCGAGATCTGGATCGCATTCGCTGAGGAGTCCGGTATTCCCGAACTCAAGAAGACCACGAGAGATGAGCCTGATTACGATAAGCTCATGAAGTGGAGACTCGGCGTCCTTAAGGAGCATGGTCTCGGACTTAAGGAGATCCAGGATACTATCGCGAAGATCGATCCCATTCCCGGCGCAAAGGAGTTCCTCGATGAACTCAGGAGCGTTGCTCAGGTAATAATCATAAGCGATACTTTCACTCAGTTCGCTCAGCCCCTGATGGCTAAGCTCGGATATCCCACGCTTTTCTGCAATACTCTTGAAGTTGCCGCAGACGGTGAGATCACGGGATTCAAGATGAGATGCGAGCAGTCCAAGCTCACGACAGTCAAGGCTCTCCAGTCCATGGGATTTGAGACGATCGCGGCAGGCGACAGCTTTAACGATCTTGCCATGATCAAGGCAAGTAAGGCAGGATTCCTCTTCAAGAGTACCGATAAGATCAAGGCTGATAACCCCGACCTTCCCGCTTTCGAAGAGTACGATGAATTCCTTGCTGCCATAAAGGCACAGCTCGACTGA
- a CDS encoding prepilin-type N-terminal cleavage/methylation domain-containing protein — translation MKKFTNLNKKGFTLIEMMLVVGVITILSGAILLGISTDYSRFKESMVPYGGQFEPEAWEVVNGAIPNSVDLQRAYEVTTPSTEATEPSETTRHDNGNHNGWNNPNNPHYNGGETTAPTTAPTTQATTTTTTTQATTTTTTTAPAETTSQASNDVNSDEYFANNLAGTSHTSSLNWHNDNGRHNGFGNSNHNGYSGTNIRNLQSPVTNYYYWGAPVVETRITIPDGITCSEYEIVIEYNGDITRVNSCWNADYEIDGNRIRLTTSNQAPGEIGIQVYVSGGEADVVSVVAVGYNTNNGNGNGNGNGNGHGNGRR, via the coding sequence ATGAAAAAGTTTACGAATTTAAACAAAAAGGGCTTCACACTTATCGAGATGATGCTCGTAGTAGGAGTTATCACTATACTGTCAGGTGCGATCTTATTAGGCATTTCGACTGATTACTCGAGATTCAAGGAAAGCATGGTTCCTTACGGCGGCCAGTTCGAACCCGAGGCATGGGAAGTAGTTAACGGCGCGATCCCGAATTCGGTTGATCTCCAAAGAGCTTACGAAGTAACAACACCTTCTACAGAAGCTACTGAGCCGAGTGAAACAACACGTCACGACAACGGCAACCACAACGGTTGGAACAATCCTAACAATCCTCATTACAACGGTGGTGAGACAACAGCGCCTACAACAGCTCCCACTACACAGGCAACAACTACTACAACAACTACACAGGCTACAACAACCACAACGACAACTGCACCCGCAGAGACAACTTCTCAGGCATCCAATGATGTGAATTCTGATGAATACTTTGCTAACAACCTTGCAGGAACAAGTCATACATCCAGCCTTAACTGGCACAATGATAACGGCAGACATAACGGTTTTGGAAACAGCAATCATAACGGATACAGCGGTACAAATATCCGTAACCTGCAGTCTCCCGTAACAAATTACTACTACTGGGGCGCACCCGTAGTTGAGACAAGAATAACAATACCCGACGGTATTACTTGCTCTGAGTATGAGATCGTTATCGAGTATAACGGAGATATCACAAGAGTAAACAGCTGCTGGAACGCTGATTACGAGATCGATGGTAACAGGATCAGACTTACTACTTCAAATCAGGCTCCCGGAGAGATCGGAATTCAGGTTTATGTATCCGGTGGTGAGGCAGACGTAGTATCCGTAGTAGCAGTCGGATATAACACAAATAACGGTAATGGTAACGGTAATGGTAACGGTAATGGTCACGGTAACGGAAGACGTTGA
- a CDS encoding prepilin-type N-terminal cleavage/methylation domain-containing protein, whose product MKGNKSGYTLIEMVLVVGVITILSGVAIAGIATSTNSYRESILRNAQQHDVVMNDDGVRVDLWEPAAQLEVMHAIPNSSELEEAWSRQSQSSGNASNINSNYNVPTPTNNNGGGTTTPTPVPTTEPTTAATTTTTTTTTQATTTTTTQATEATTTTQQPVVPEPAAPAAGTVSSNSNTENAPGAGVSVSGYWGGTNANMSFSLPQNAREFTFYVPDGVNQLSCWTGNCSVTCNGNYITVTMNQGCSTSGSGFGINATHAFDPNEVRLISYVPA is encoded by the coding sequence ATGAAAGGAAATAAGAGTGGATATACCTTGATCGAGATGGTTCTCGTTGTAGGTGTAATTACAATATTATCCGGAGTAGCTATCGCAGGGATAGCTACATCAACAAACAGCTACAGGGAAAGCATTCTCAGGAATGCACAGCAGCACGATGTAGTGATGAATGACGATGGCGTAAGAGTAGATCTCTGGGAGCCGGCAGCTCAGCTGGAAGTTATGCACGCCATTCCTAATTCTTCGGAGCTTGAAGAAGCATGGAGCAGACAGAGCCAGTCCTCCGGTAATGCTTCAAACATCAACAGCAACTATAATGTTCCGACTCCCACTAACAATAATGGCGGCGGTACGACGACTCCGACTCCGGTTCCGACAACAGAGCCGACTACTGCTGCTACAACAACTACTACGACTACAACAACACAGGCTACGACAACCACTACTACTCAGGCAACTGAGGCAACAACTACTACTCAGCAGCCCGTAGTACCTGAGCCCGCTGCACCTGCAGCTGGAACTGTAAGTTCAAACAGCAACACCGAAAATGCTCCGGGAGCCGGTGTAAGTGTATCCGGATATTGGGGCGGAACCAATGCGAACATGAGCTTCAGCTTACCTCAGAATGCAAGAGAGTTTACATTCTACGTACCTGATGGAGTTAACCAGCTTAGCTGCTGGACAGGCAACTGTTCAGTAACATGCAATGGCAACTATATTACGGTAACAATGAATCAGGGTTGCAGCACAAGCGGAAGCGGATTCGGTATCAATGCGACTCATGCATTTGATCCTAATGAAGTAAGACTTATATCTTATGTACCGGCTTAA
- a CDS encoding Alcohol dehydrogenase, class IV — MSKRGSYVEYASKTEFERENVLSGSGSALSACDELQRLGTRRVLFICSKNVKKYKIYEEMNEKLTKMGIRIFSFEKEPGLLKQSVIEMAFGMFREYNCDTVITVGSTSDIDCGKMVVAMANTHSAKTISDLIGDGHVKDGKNKLCCIATDAGASCATPFSEFISEPNGKWVMCRSSKIVPDIAVIDTELSMRTETEAAVDSALTAFCEAVEAYVSPVSEYYPLYRADAAVACGIIYNNLTNMRKNPEDSFLRYKTAVGGFYAGLSVRKIGIGYTHIAVHRLIERYGDVHGATYLKLLRHLLDAEKEVCLSALAELARYLKICTQNADDMRAAQNLIDSLDYICSKNSEYIKLPDLTEKEALSIADEVRREAADFDLYKLDSKAFANMLMAACNS, encoded by the coding sequence ATGAGCAAGAGGGGAAGCTACGTAGAATATGCTTCTAAGACCGAGTTCGAGCGGGAAAATGTCCTGTCCGGATCAGGCTCGGCTCTTTCTGCTTGCGATGAACTGCAGCGTCTGGGAACAAGGCGCGTGCTCTTTATATGCTCCAAGAATGTAAAGAAATATAAGATCTACGAAGAGATGAACGAGAAGCTCACCAAGATGGGTATCCGTATCTTCTCGTTCGAGAAAGAACCGGGCCTTCTCAAGCAGAGTGTGATAGAGATGGCTTTCGGTATGTTCAGGGAGTATAACTGCGATACGGTCATCACGGTGGGAAGCACTTCCGATATAGACTGCGGAAAGATGGTCGTTGCGATGGCGAATACACATTCTGCAAAGACGATCTCAGACCTTATAGGCGACGGTCACGTCAAGGATGGCAAGAATAAGCTCTGCTGCATAGCTACCGATGCGGGTGCTTCATGTGCGACGCCTTTCTCGGAGTTCATCTCCGAGCCGAACGGCAAATGGGTAATGTGCAGGAGCAGCAAGATCGTACCCGATATAGCCGTTATCGATACGGAACTTTCCATGAGGACTGAGACGGAAGCTGCGGTCGACAGTGCGCTCACCGCATTCTGTGAAGCAGTCGAAGCATACGTATCTCCCGTCTCCGAGTACTATCCGCTCTATCGTGCCGATGCGGCTGTTGCCTGCGGCATTATATATAATAATCTTACTAATATGCGAAAGAACCCCGAGGACTCGTTCCTCAGGTATAAGACTGCAGTCGGAGGATTCTACGCCGGCCTTTCCGTAAGAAAGATAGGAATCGGTTATACGCATATCGCCGTACACAGACTTATCGAGCGTTATGGCGATGTTCACGGTGCTACATATCTCAAGCTCTTAAGGCACTTGCTCGACGCAGAAAAAGAGGTATGTCTGTCTGCACTCGCGGAACTTGCAAGATATCTCAAGATCTGTACGCAAAATGCCGATGATATGAGAGCGGCACAGAACCTTATCGACAGTCTCGATTATATCTGCTCCAAGAATTCCGAATACATAAAGCTGCCCGATCTGACCGAGAAAGAAGCACTCTCGATCGCCGATGAGGTGCGTCGCGAAGCTGCTGATTTTGATCTTTATAAGCTCGACAGCAAAGCTTTCGCCAATATGCTGATGGCTGCCTGCAACTCATGA
- a CDS encoding 23S rRNA (uracil1939-C5)-methyltransferase — translation MQQGQHTDPKEISSCIKAKLCGSCAYIGVSYEEQLLKKQKAFNDLMKGIDCDVMPIIGAKDPYNYRNKVHAAFGREKGKVISGTYAEGSHRIIQNDSCIIEDKRASAIIKDIRKLAVDFKLQIYDERNKTGILRRVLVRVAVSTGEILVVLVNGGTFFPGKKNFIAKLTKMHPEITTVVININKRTDSMILGDKSETVYGKGFITDELCGLKFRISAQSFYQINHDQTERLYTQGMTFAALGPKDKVLDAYCGIGTIGMVAAKIAGEVVGVELNKSAVSDAITNKRANGMKNISFVNADATRYIEEAAAAGEKFDVVFLDPPRSGTTIEFIRAVSKLKAKRVVYISCSPDTLARDLRLFSKNGYKVRSAVPVDMFPWTDSTEAVAWLEADA, via the coding sequence ATGCAGCAAGGTCAGCATACTGATCCCAAAGAGATATCATCCTGCATCAAGGCGAAGCTGTGCGGCAGTTGCGCTTATATAGGCGTGTCATATGAGGAACAGCTCTTAAAGAAGCAGAAGGCTTTTAATGACCTCATGAAGGGTATCGATTGCGATGTCATGCCGATCATCGGAGCGAAGGATCCTTATAACTACAGGAATAAAGTGCATGCGGCTTTCGGCAGGGAGAAGGGCAAGGTCATCTCCGGTACTTATGCCGAAGGTTCGCACAGGATCATCCAGAATGATTCATGCATCATCGAGGACAAGAGAGCTTCGGCTATCATAAAGGATATCCGAAAGCTCGCCGTCGACTTCAAGCTTCAGATCTACGATGAGAGAAACAAGACAGGAATCCTCAGGAGAGTACTCGTAAGAGTTGCGGTAAGCACGGGCGAGATACTGGTAGTACTTGTTAATGGCGGAACATTCTTCCCCGGGAAGAAGAACTTCATCGCAAAGCTCACCAAGATGCATCCCGAGATAACGACAGTCGTGATCAATATCAACAAGAGGACCGATTCCATGATCCTCGGAGATAAGAGCGAGACTGTCTACGGCAAAGGATTCATTACAGACGAGCTCTGTGGCCTTAAGTTCAGGATTTCGGCGCAGTCTTTCTATCAGATCAATCATGATCAGACCGAAAGGCTCTACACGCAGGGCATGACTTTCGCGGCTTTAGGTCCGAAGGATAAGGTGCTCGATGCATATTGCGGTATCGGAACGATCGGTATGGTCGCGGCGAAGATAGCGGGCGAAGTAGTCGGCGTCGAGCTTAATAAATCGGCAGTAAGCGATGCCATCACTAACAAAAGAGCCAACGGAATGAAGAATATCAGTTTCGTAAATGCCGATGCCACGAGATATATAGAGGAAGCCGCGGCGGCAGGTGAGAAGTTCGATGTCGTATTCCTCGATCCGCCGAGGAGCGGTACTACCATCGAGTTCATAAGAGCCGTTTCAAAGCTCAAGGCAAAAAGGGTGGTGTACATCTCGTGCTCACCTGACACTCTTGCCAGGGATCTTCGACTCTTCTCAAAGAACGGATATAAGGTCAGGTCGGCAGTGCCCGTTGATATGTTTCCGTGGACCGATTCGACAGAGGCCGTGGCATGGCTGGAAGCAGATGCTTAG